tcctcatcaaagagctacgatgaaaccaacactGTTCCTATTAATTTGTTAAGGAGGGTAGATGCTGcttgagtgggtctggctgggatTTAAAACAAGTGATGCTAAGTGGGATTGGGAAAAAAGTAGTGCAAATTAGTTTGTCAATCGTGAACGGATGCGGATATTTTCAATGATAACTGTGTCCGTAgcagccacatgaccaaatagaaagccCCCTTAGCCCCACATCAGTAATCgcagcaatttatctagccatAATATCCAGAAGCATAAGGTGGTTAGTCCAAGACAAGGAACTTTAGAACGTTTTTTCTACTTTTGTGTACGGTGATGTGGATTCCAGGCAGATATGGATTCTACAGCATCAGTATAGAGATTCCGTCTGGGACCAGCTCCTTGTGCGAGTTAGCGCCACgaatgacattcgtagcttcgggcacagtaaattgtgatggctgtccagcggcacggagatcacaacgaatggctctccttctaATGGCTCACTCTCAcctaagcaagcaaataaaaaaaacaaccaaaacaaaaatcagctgttctgCAAATTTCCACTGAaaatcgttcgcgtacttttgcttgcaaattttttaaagagagtaaaatggcttttgctctcctgcaaatttttactggaaatgtacgcgaacagacctattatcattttcgtgattggagcagtttcaattaaaaaattaattggatcatataatttcgtgattgaaaccgatttaaatttttttctgtaaagCATCTCTTGTGCCAATCGTCCGTTGTAATCCTGTTCTCTCGTTTAGATGCGTACGATATCGAAGTTGGGGGTGTGTTGGAGTTGTGCAGAGTGGTTTATGAGGGTTGTATTTTGTGTGTGGTTTGAACTTCTCAATTTGTAGTCAGACCTGTGGCCGGATATTCTAGTTTTTAGTTTGTTCCCTATCGTCCCCTCGTACTGTTCTACGGCGAAACTAGGAAAAAGGGAAACTATGTCGTAACAAACTAGCTTTTCGTCATCTTTGATAGTCAAGTCTTATATCTTGTTCCAATTTTTTCAGATTGTTTCAAAAACCAACTGCCTCTGAGAGTAACATAAACTTTTACTCCAAAAGGCTTGTACAATATAGTCGCCTTTGAAGCAAaacaacttgctgatttcattcagtaggccatttccctttataaaagtattctgttatcattCAGAAGTTTGTAGAGTTAAAAacaaagtaatcgcgaaaacaTGCGTTTTCAACTGTCCAAAATGAACGCAGTACCAGGCAAAACATCCGAAAAGGATGATAATAAACACTGCCAAGAAGCTAAAACACCGGGTGTTAGGCATCAGAGACGAGGAATTCCATGGAGAGAACAAAAAGAAATTGATAAAGGACACCTTGAGTAGAAACTACTTCCCAATTAAGGCTAGaaggactcaaaaaaaaaaaacgactgcGAATGAGAAGCAACAAGAGGAAAAACAGCCAAAAGCCTCAAAAAGGCCATTAGAACGAATAGATCATTGACAAATACACAATATACGATAGCACACAAACCAAACAACACACTTAGGTGCTTGTTTACAAaccccaaatcgaaaaatccaaCATTAGATGAACATAGTATATCAAAGGAAAGGGACGTAAAAAGTGCTAAAAACAAACgttatttaatttaaagtttGTCAAATTTGCCCTCAGAAAcatggtcctgaaagtgggtataaatttcgtgccctactcccaaacacttttcattggagccccacattgacattgtcggtaaatattgcggatttaggggtgttttggggagtgaggtggtcgcctaaacacttagccttgaaaatatatcttgctctactcttaaatatcatttatttgaataccatattgccattggcctcaaaattggatatcaaatatgtttgctaatctcaaataccttttatttaaaacacttatttcaaaagtcagcaaattgtATGTCCTAAACCgcccataccctaaaccatAAAAACTATcgatatcgagctccactctctttaaaacccaaattgacatggtgagcaaatacgtcttattttcgggtgggacgtcggttagacagttggtcacgaatgttgatatcacattcgtagtcttctaccaattacctttcatttgagccccatatttccatagccgacaaacatgaccgttttgggggctgttttgagggatggggcggccactcaatggcttgaccctgaaaatatatataagattcttggataccaaatttttgttttaaggttactttaagagagcacacaaaaattctcttaaatcgcaccacccatatccgagagctggcgtttctgaaaattagggtaagggggagggtccgctcccccttcagatatcaaaaaacgtagtaccctattttcaccacgggataattatgcaccatctgtgaaaattttaagaaaatcggtttagccctttttgaatctatacctgttccgtatagattcaaaaagggacaaacaaacacaaattgatttttatatacatataagatTGCTCCTTCTGGGTATTCGGGAATACGGTctgtatttgtaatctactcccgaatacttttcacttgagtcccattttgtcatgatcgttaaatatgcctatttgaggagcttttggggtaacggcggcgtcctaggtacttgaacccaattttgtactttactcccaaataccttttatttgagttccatactgTCCCCATCGAtccataagggggagggtccgtccagAAACCATCTGTgacaatatcaaaaaaatcggttcagccgttttttagtctatacgagTAATAAACCAACTTACAAACCcgctcccaaatcccttttatttaaatatcaCATCACTCTCCCATAAATGTccacattctatggtggtgggcaccacaaattgttgttgttgttgtagtaacagtgtgtggtacactgaggcggcagcccttgccgatgaaggaattcatcgggtcaatccggtacatacaaccggctgccatgggattgatttgTTGAATTGTGTTGAATACTGGCGTTTTAGAAAGATGTGTGGTTACGGGCAACGCAACTTTAGAATAGTTTTCATATGCTATTCTGTAGCATAGTGTTTCATGGAAAACTTATCTACAGCGATAAGCCTGTGCATTGGATAGTATTTTAATGTTGATGTATATAAGTAcagaaaaattatttgttttttggcaGTCGGACAGCGAAGGGCGTGCGTGACGCTTGCACAAAAATGGGACGAAATGTAAGTTTTGTTATTATCTAAAGCAAGTCGTTGTGACTCATGAGTGACGGTTATACCGGTTCGCTTCAGTTGGCACACTATGGCCGACTATTTTCAGCTGGATTTGCATGAGAGTTAAAGACGTTACATCTTGGGTTCTTACAGGAACTAGGCGTACTTTTAGCAGCGGTGTTAATTTGCATGGTAATGGAAACACCGGTAGGAGCTGAAGACAATAAGCAAATAATCGTGAACGGTCGAAACGAAACAATTGAGACGAAAATCCCCAGCAGTTCAATTGTGATTCACACTCAAATTCAAAACTACGAAAATCCCTCGTTCAAAGAGTACGAGGAATGCCaaaaaaatgccgcgaaatgtGCTAAAGTGTGTGCAGGTACTAAAAACAAGGTGGATTGCCTGAAACAGTGTCCAAAGTGTCCAGTTCTAATGGTGGAAGATCTGGTGGTACAGGGTCTCAATGATACCAAAGTAAGGCCTGCGAAACCTCTTAATACGACTAACGTGATACGATTGACAAACCAAATCCACAACATTATCGATATGAATCAAGGGAATATCACagtcagcaacaacaacaccatccaTAGTAGTGTCTCGAGGACAGGGGGGCCGTACGGCTTGGGCTTCAATAACACAGATCCGTGCTGCATAGTTTTGAGCCAGAAGAAAATTTGCGATTCACAACAGTTCTCTACGTCGGCTCGTTGTCACCATAAGCGGCACAGGGTTTGCGGCCAACAGTGTAAGAGTCGTGTTATGGTAGCCAAAAAAGTCAATATATGCGACGATTTGGATGAGTCTAATTGGTCGGATGAAGTACAGTGCCGACAAACCGTGAAGTATGTGCCGCATGTGTCACATGTGCCACATGTGTCACATGTGCCCCATGTGCCAAATGTGCCATATATACCACGTGTGCCAAATGTGCCATATATGCCACATGTGCCAAATGTGCCATTTGTGCCATATAGCTATCCAAGCAGAGCTGTACACCGATGCGGTCCGAGTCAAGTGTGGCCCTTTGTAAGATGCAACAATCAGGGCCAAAGTTTTGGACATTGCAGTAATTGTCTTAGACTACCTTTTGTATTCTTATTGCGCAATGGGATTCCCAACGGCTGCATTTCCTGTTTTAGCGACTACAGCCCGCCACATTTTGACGGCGGCTACATGTTTAATTACCAGCCACAGTATGGCGGACGTCCTCCGCTAGACGTATATTCCGATCCACCCATCATCGATGACAACTTAGATGTTGATGAATCAGGCGGATGGAGTGAGGTATCCAGAAAAATCCTTCTACCAGATGGTACTATTAATAGTATTCCCTCTGGTTCCGACGGCTGGCTCGAACCAGAGGGCACTATGCATTTAGACGGTAGTGGGGAGAACATCGACCTCAGCCCAAATTATAGCTTGGCGGATGTGGAAGATGACTTTAACGGCTATGGTGACCCCGAAGATTTTTCTCGCTCCATGGTTCGCAGACGCCGAAAAGCTTTTACACGATCCAAATACAGTCGCAGATATCAGCATCAATAAGCGCCAGCAAAAGCAAGCAAACAAAGAAGGAGGATAActca
This Stomoxys calcitrans chromosome 2, idStoCalc2.1, whole genome shotgun sequence DNA region includes the following protein-coding sequences:
- the LOC106087907 gene encoding uncharacterized protein LOC106087907 isoform X2, translating into MVMETPVGAEDNKQIIVNGRNETIETKIPSSSIVIHTQIQNYENPSFKEYEECQKNAAKCAKVCAGTKNKVDCLKQCPKCPVLMVEDLVVQGLNDTKVRPAKPLNTTNVIRLTNQIHNIIDMNQGNITVSNNNTIHSSVSRTGGPYGLGFNNTDPCCIVLSQKKICDSQQFSTSARCHHKRHRVCGQQCKSRVMVAKKVNICDDLDESNWSDEVQCRQTVKYVPHVSHVPHVSHVPHVPNVPYIPRVPNVPYMPHVPNVPFVPYSYPSRAVHRCGPSQVWPFVRCNNQGQSFGHCSNCLRLPFVFLLRNGIPNGCISCFSDYSPPHFDGGYMFNYQPQYGGRPPLDVYSDPPIIDDNLDVDESGGWSEVSRKILLPDGTINSIPSGSDGWLEPEGTMHLDGSGENIDLSPNYSLADVEDDFNGYGDPEDFSRSMVRRRRKAFTRSKYSRRYQHQ
- the LOC106087907 gene encoding uncharacterized protein LOC106087907 isoform X1, which gives rise to MGRNELGVLLAAVLICMVMETPVGAEDNKQIIVNGRNETIETKIPSSSIVIHTQIQNYENPSFKEYEECQKNAAKCAKVCAGTKNKVDCLKQCPKCPVLMVEDLVVQGLNDTKVRPAKPLNTTNVIRLTNQIHNIIDMNQGNITVSNNNTIHSSVSRTGGPYGLGFNNTDPCCIVLSQKKICDSQQFSTSARCHHKRHRVCGQQCKSRVMVAKKVNICDDLDESNWSDEVQCRQTVKYVPHVSHVPHVSHVPHVPNVPYIPRVPNVPYMPHVPNVPFVPYSYPSRAVHRCGPSQVWPFVRCNNQGQSFGHCSNCLRLPFVFLLRNGIPNGCISCFSDYSPPHFDGGYMFNYQPQYGGRPPLDVYSDPPIIDDNLDVDESGGWSEVSRKILLPDGTINSIPSGSDGWLEPEGTMHLDGSGENIDLSPNYSLADVEDDFNGYGDPEDFSRSMVRRRRKAFTRSKYSRRYQHQ